The following proteins are co-located in the Streptomyces sp. NBC_00435 genome:
- the tal gene encoding transaldolase — protein sequence MTDALKRLSDEGVAIWLDDLSRKRITSGNLAELIDQQHVVGVTTNPAIFQKAISGGEGYEQQLADLAARKVTVEEAIRMITTADVRDAADILRPVYDATEGQDGRVSIEVDPRLAHNTPATIAEAKQLAWLVDRPNTLIKIPATKAGLPAITEVIGKGISVNVTLIFSLERYREVMDAYLAGLEKAKAAGLDLAKIHSVASFFVSRVDSEIDKRLDSLGTDEAKALKGKAALANARLAYEAYEEVFSTERWAALDKAHANKQRPLWASTGVKDPAYKDTLYVVDLVAPGTVNTMPEGTLEATADHGEVSGDTIRGTYDQSRAELDAVAKLGISYDDVVQLLEEEGVEKFAVSWNDLLKSTEAELERLAPTEA from the coding sequence ATGACAGACGCACTGAAGCGCCTTTCCGACGAGGGCGTCGCGATCTGGCTGGACGACCTGTCCCGCAAGCGCATCACGTCCGGCAACCTGGCCGAGCTCATCGACCAGCAGCACGTGGTCGGTGTCACCACCAACCCGGCGATCTTCCAGAAGGCGATCAGCGGCGGCGAGGGGTACGAGCAGCAGCTCGCCGACCTGGCCGCCCGCAAGGTCACCGTCGAAGAGGCGATCCGCATGATCACCACGGCGGACGTCCGCGACGCCGCCGACATCCTGCGCCCGGTCTACGACGCGACCGAGGGCCAGGACGGCCGGGTCTCGATCGAGGTCGACCCCCGGCTGGCCCACAACACCCCGGCGACCATCGCCGAGGCCAAGCAGCTCGCCTGGCTGGTGGACCGCCCGAACACGCTCATCAAGATCCCGGCGACCAAGGCCGGCCTGCCGGCGATCACCGAGGTCATCGGCAAGGGCATCAGCGTCAACGTGACGCTGATCTTCTCGCTGGAGCGCTACCGCGAGGTCATGGACGCGTACCTGGCGGGTCTGGAGAAGGCGAAGGCCGCCGGCCTCGACCTCGCCAAGATCCACTCGGTCGCCTCCTTCTTCGTGTCCCGCGTGGACTCCGAGATCGACAAGCGCCTCGACTCCCTCGGCACCGACGAGGCCAAGGCCCTCAAGGGCAAGGCGGCGCTCGCCAACGCCCGTCTGGCCTACGAGGCCTACGAAGAGGTCTTCTCCACCGAGCGCTGGGCGGCCCTGGACAAGGCGCACGCCAACAAGCAGCGCCCGCTCTGGGCCTCGACCGGCGTCAAGGACCCCGCGTACAAGGACACCCTGTACGTGGTGGACCTGGTCGCTCCCGGCACGGTCAACACCATGCCGGAGGGCACCCTGGAGGCCACCGCCGACCACGGCGAGGTCTCCGGCGACACCATCCGCGGCACCTACGACCAGTCGCGCGCCGAGCTCGACGCGGTCGCGAAGCTGGGCATTTCGTACGACGATGTGGTGCAGCTGCTCGAAGAAGAGGGCGTCGAGAAGTTCGCGGTGTCCTGGAACGACCTGCTGAAGTCGACCGAGGCGGAGCTTGAGCGCCTCGCCCCCACGGAGGCCTGA
- the zwf gene encoding glucose-6-phosphate dehydrogenase: MSVNGANPLRDAQDRRLPRIAGPSGLVIFGVTGDLSRKKLMPAVYDLANRGLLPPGFSLIGFARREWQDEDFAQEVHDAVKQHARTPFREEVWQQLVQGCRFVQGDFDDDQAFETLKSTIEELDKAQGTGGNFAFYLSVPPKFFPKVVAQLKKHGLADQKEGSWRRAVIEKPFGHDLTSAQELNQLVHDVFPPNEVFRIDHYLGKETVQNILALRFANTMFEPIWNRSYVDHVQITMAEDIGIGGRAGYYDGIGAARDVIQNHLLQLLALTAMEEPGSFHPKALVAEKLKVLTAVELPEDLGKHTVRGQYSAAWQGGEKVVGYLEEDGIDPKSKTDTYAAIRLEINNRRWAGVPFYLRTGKRLGRRVTEIAVVFKRAPYLPFESGATEELGQNALVIRVQPDEGVTVRFGSKVPGTSMEVRDVTMDFAYGESFTESSPEAYERLILDVLLGDANLFPRHQEVELSWNILDPIEKYWDTHGKPAQYPSGTWGPVEADEMLARDGRSWRRP, translated from the coding sequence TTGTCTGTAAACGGAGCGAACCCGCTTCGTGACGCACAGGACCGGCGGCTCCCGCGCATCGCGGGGCCGTCCGGCCTGGTCATTTTCGGCGTTACGGGTGACCTGTCGCGCAAGAAGCTGATGCCTGCCGTCTACGACCTCGCCAACCGCGGCCTGCTGCCGCCGGGCTTCTCACTGATCGGGTTCGCCCGGCGTGAGTGGCAGGACGAGGACTTCGCGCAGGAGGTCCACGACGCGGTCAAGCAGCACGCGCGCACGCCCTTCCGTGAAGAGGTCTGGCAGCAGCTGGTGCAGGGCTGCCGCTTCGTCCAGGGCGACTTCGACGACGACCAGGCGTTCGAGACGCTGAAGTCGACGATCGAGGAGCTGGACAAGGCGCAGGGCACCGGAGGCAACTTCGCCTTCTACCTGTCCGTCCCGCCCAAGTTCTTCCCCAAGGTCGTCGCCCAGCTCAAGAAGCACGGGCTGGCGGACCAGAAGGAGGGCTCCTGGCGGCGCGCGGTCATCGAGAAGCCGTTCGGGCACGACCTGACCAGTGCGCAGGAGCTCAACCAGCTCGTGCACGACGTCTTCCCGCCCAACGAGGTCTTCCGGATCGACCACTACCTGGGCAAGGAGACCGTCCAGAACATCCTGGCGCTCCGCTTCGCCAACACGATGTTCGAGCCGATCTGGAACCGGTCGTACGTCGACCACGTGCAGATCACCATGGCGGAGGACATCGGCATCGGCGGCCGGGCCGGTTACTACGACGGCATCGGCGCGGCCCGCGACGTCATCCAGAACCACCTGCTCCAGCTGCTCGCGCTGACCGCGATGGAGGAGCCCGGCTCCTTCCACCCGAAGGCGCTGGTGGCCGAGAAGCTCAAGGTGCTGACCGCCGTGGAGCTGCCCGAGGACCTGGGCAAGCACACCGTGCGCGGCCAGTACTCGGCGGCCTGGCAGGGCGGCGAGAAGGTCGTCGGGTACCTCGAAGAGGACGGCATCGACCCCAAGTCGAAGACCGACACCTACGCGGCCATCCGCCTGGAGATCAACAACCGCCGCTGGGCGGGCGTCCCGTTCTACCTGCGGACCGGCAAGCGGCTGGGCCGCCGGGTGACCGAGATCGCGGTCGTCTTCAAGCGGGCCCCGTACCTGCCGTTCGAGTCGGGCGCGACCGAGGAACTGGGGCAGAACGCCCTGGTCATCCGGGTCCAGCCGGACGAGGGTGTGACGGTGCGCTTCGGCTCCAAGGTTCCGGGCACCTCCATGGAGGTCCGGGACGTCACGATGGACTTCGCCTACGGCGAGTCCTTCACGGAGTCGAGCCCCGAGGCCTACGAACGGCTCATCCTCGACGTGCTCCTCGGCGACGCGAACCTCTTCCCGCGCCACCAGGAGGTCGAACTGTCCTGGAACATCCTCGACCCGATCGAGAAGTACTGGGACACGCACGGCAAGCCCGCGCAGTACCCGTCGGGCACCTGGGGCCCGGTCGAGGCGGACGAGATGCTCGCACGAGACGGACGGAGCTGGCGCCGGCCATGA
- the opcA gene encoding glucose-6-phosphate dehydrogenase assembly protein OpcA — protein sequence MKIDLTETNSSKINAAMVQARRDLGTPAIGMVLTLVIVTDEENAYDALKSAGDASHEHPSRIIVVIKRASRSPRSRRDARLDAEIRVGADSGSGETVVLRLHGELVNHAQSVVLPLLLPDAPVVVWWPEGAPQDLAGDPLGALGQRRITDTYSAETPIEALGTRAAAYAPGDTDLSWTRITPWRSMLAAALDQQTHSVASATVEGEDDNPSCELLAMWLADRLQVPVKRTSSAGPGLTAVRLETKGGEIVLDRADGALATLCMPGQPDRAVALKRRDTAELLAEELRRLDPDNTYEASLKFGVARLQAAAEPPVAKAPVKAETPAPAPATKPAPAKPAKKAAAK from the coding sequence ATGAAGATCGACCTCACGGAGACCAACTCCAGCAAGATCAATGCCGCGATGGTGCAGGCACGCCGGGACCTCGGCACGCCGGCCATCGGCATGGTCCTCACGCTGGTGATCGTGACCGACGAGGAGAACGCGTACGACGCGCTCAAGTCGGCCGGCGACGCTTCCCACGAGCACCCCTCGCGGATCATCGTCGTCATCAAGCGGGCCAGCCGCTCGCCGCGCAGCCGCCGCGACGCCCGTCTCGACGCGGAGATCCGCGTCGGGGCGGACTCCGGCAGCGGCGAGACGGTCGTGCTGCGCCTTCACGGCGAACTGGTCAACCATGCCCAGTCGGTGGTTCTCCCCCTGCTCCTCCCGGACGCGCCCGTCGTCGTCTGGTGGCCGGAGGGCGCTCCTCAGGACCTGGCGGGCGACCCCCTGGGGGCGCTCGGCCAGCGCCGGATCACGGACACGTACTCCGCCGAGACCCCGATCGAGGCCCTGGGCACGCGTGCGGCGGCGTACGCACCCGGGGACACGGACCTGTCCTGGACCCGGATCACCCCGTGGCGCTCCATGCTGGCGGCCGCGCTCGACCAGCAGACCCACTCGGTGGCCTCGGCCACCGTCGAGGGCGAGGACGACAACCCGAGCTGCGAGCTGCTGGCCATGTGGCTCGCGGACCGGCTGCAGGTCCCCGTCAAGCGCACCTCCTCGGCGGGCCCCGGGCTCACCGCGGTCCGCCTGGAGACCAAGGGCGGCGAGATCGTCCTGGACCGGGCGGACGGCGCGCTGGCCACGCTGTGCATGCCGGGACAGCCCGATCGTGCGGTGGCGCTCAAGCGCCGTGACACGGCCGAGCTCCTGGCGGAGGAGCTCCGCCGCCTGGACCCGGACAACACGTACGAGGCCTCGCTGAAGTTCGGCGTGGCCCGGCTGCAGGCCGCGGCGGAACCCCCAGTGGCCAAGGCCCCGGTCAAGGCCGAGACCCCGGCCCCGGCGCCTGCCACGAAGCCGGCTCCGGCGAAGCCGGCCAAGAAGGCCGCGGCGAAGTAA
- the pgl gene encoding 6-phosphogluconolactonase encodes MTTPQVVVHRDKELMAQAAAARLITKIVDAQAARGTASVVLTGGRNGNGLLAALAAAPARDAIDWSRIDLWWGDERYVPADDPERNHVQAREALLDAVPVDPARVHAMPASDGPYGVDVDAAAASYAAELKKASGPEDHGPVPRFDVLMLGVGPDTHVASLFPEHPASRESERTVVGVHGAPKPPPTRISLTLPAIRAAREVWLLAAGEDKAGAVAIALGGAGGVQAPAAEAYGRSRTLWLLDRAAAAKLPSAMYPPASA; translated from the coding sequence ATGACGACTCCCCAGGTGGTCGTCCACCGGGACAAGGAGCTGATGGCCCAGGCCGCGGCCGCCCGGCTCATCACGAAGATCGTGGACGCGCAGGCGGCCCGCGGCACCGCGTCCGTGGTCCTCACCGGCGGCCGCAACGGCAACGGCCTGCTCGCCGCACTCGCGGCCGCCCCGGCCCGGGACGCGATCGACTGGTCGCGGATCGACCTGTGGTGGGGGGACGAGCGGTACGTGCCCGCCGACGACCCCGAGCGCAACCACGTGCAGGCCCGTGAGGCACTGCTGGACGCCGTCCCGGTGGATCCCGCACGGGTGCACGCCATGCCCGCCTCCGACGGCCCGTACGGGGTCGACGTGGACGCGGCGGCAGCCTCCTACGCGGCCGAGCTCAAGAAGGCCTCGGGCCCCGAGGACCACGGGCCGGTCCCCCGCTTCGACGTCCTGATGCTGGGCGTCGGCCCGGACACCCACGTGGCCTCGCTGTTCCCGGAGCACCCGGCGTCCCGCGAGTCCGAGCGCACGGTCGTCGGCGTCCACGGCGCGCCGAAGCCGCCGCCCACCCGGATCTCGCTCACCCTCCCGGCGATCCGGGCGGCCCGTGAGGTCTGGCTCCTCGCGGCGGGCGAGGACAAGGCCGGAGCGGTGGCGATCGCCCTGGGCGGAGCGGGCGGGGTCCAGGCCCCGGCGGCCGAAGCGTACGGCCGTTCCCGGACCCTGTGGCTCCTGGACCGCGCGGCGGCGGCGAAGCTCCCTTCGGCGATGTACCCCCCGGCCTCCGCCTAG
- the pgi gene encoding glucose-6-phosphate isomerase: MNADSRTKLNRTPEWQALGKHRDELGQTHLRELFEAAPGRGTGYTLQVGDLHIDYSKHLVTDETLTLLRELAAATGVAGLREAMFRGEKINTTEDRAVLHTALRAPAGAVVEVDGENVVPAVHAVLDKMAAFAGQVRSGEWTGFTGKRIKNVVNIGIGGSDLGPAMAYEALRAFSDRDLTLRFVSNVDGADLHEAVRDLDPEQTLFIIASKTFTTIETITNATSAREWLLAGVGGDQAAVARHFVALSTNSEKVADFGIDPANMFEFWDWVGGRYSFDSAIGLSLMVAIGPDAFRELLGGFHAMDEHFRTAPAEENAPLLLGLLGIWYGAFFDAQSHAVLPYSHYLSRFTAYLQQLDMESNGKSVDREGNPVEWQTGPVVWGTPGTNGQHAYYQLIHQGTRVIPADFIGFARPVGELSPALAAQHDLLMANFFAQTQALAFGKTADEVRAEGVAEPLVPHKTFAGNHPTTTILATELTPAVLGQLIALYEHKVFVQGAVWNIDSFDQWGVELGKVLAKRVEPALVEGAEVAGLDASTRALVATYRSLRGR, from the coding sequence ATGAACGCAGACAGCCGTACGAAGCTCAACCGGACGCCCGAGTGGCAGGCGCTCGGCAAGCACCGCGACGAGCTGGGGCAGACGCATCTGCGGGAGCTGTTCGAGGCCGCTCCGGGCCGGGGAACCGGCTACACCCTGCAGGTCGGGGACCTGCACATCGACTACTCGAAGCACCTCGTGACCGACGAGACGCTGACCCTGCTGCGCGAACTGGCCGCGGCCACCGGCGTGGCCGGGCTCCGCGAGGCCATGTTCCGCGGCGAGAAGATCAACACGACCGAGGACCGGGCGGTCCTGCACACCGCGCTGCGCGCCCCGGCCGGCGCGGTCGTCGAGGTGGACGGCGAGAACGTCGTACCCGCGGTCCACGCGGTGCTCGACAAGATGGCGGCCTTCGCCGGCCAGGTCCGGTCGGGGGAGTGGACCGGCTTCACCGGCAAGCGGATCAAGAACGTCGTCAACATCGGTATCGGCGGCTCCGACCTCGGTCCGGCGATGGCGTACGAGGCGCTGCGCGCCTTCTCCGACCGGGACCTGACCCTGCGTTTCGTGTCCAACGTGGACGGCGCCGACCTGCACGAGGCCGTGCGGGACCTGGACCCGGAGCAGACGCTCTTCATCATCGCCTCGAAGACCTTCACGACGATCGAGACCATCACCAACGCCACCTCGGCGCGCGAGTGGCTGCTCGCGGGCGTCGGCGGCGACCAGGCGGCCGTGGCACGGCACTTCGTGGCGCTGTCCACCAACAGCGAGAAGGTCGCGGACTTCGGGATCGATCCGGCCAACATGTTCGAGTTCTGGGACTGGGTCGGCGGGCGCTACTCCTTCGACTCCGCGATCGGCCTCTCGCTGATGGTGGCGATCGGCCCGGACGCCTTCCGGGAACTGCTCGGCGGCTTCCACGCGATGGACGAGCACTTCCGCACGGCGCCCGCCGAGGAGAACGCGCCGCTGCTGCTGGGCCTGCTGGGGATCTGGTACGGGGCGTTCTTCGACGCCCAGTCGCACGCGGTGCTCCCGTACAGTCACTACCTCTCCCGCTTCACCGCGTACTTGCAGCAGCTGGACATGGAGTCCAACGGCAAGTCCGTGGACCGCGAGGGCAATCCGGTGGAATGGCAGACCGGCCCGGTGGTGTGGGGCACGCCCGGCACCAACGGCCAGCACGCGTACTACCAGTTGATCCACCAGGGCACCCGGGTGATCCCGGCGGACTTCATCGGCTTCGCGCGTCCGGTCGGCGAACTGTCCCCGGCGCTGGCGGCCCAGCACGACCTGCTGATGGCGAACTTCTTCGCGCAGACGCAGGCGCTGGCCTTCGGCAAGACGGCGGACGAGGTCCGGGCGGAGGGGGTCGCGGAGCCGCTGGTCCCGCACAAGACGTTCGCGGGCAACCACCCGACGACGACGATCCTGGCCACCGAGCTCACGCCGGCGGTGCTGGGCCAGCTCATCGCGCTGTACGAGCACAAGGTGTTCGTCCAGGGAGCGGTGTGGAACATCGACTCCTTCGACCAGTGGGGCGTCGAGCTCGGGAAGGTGCTCGCCAAGCGGGTGGAGCCGGCGCTCGTCGAGGGCGCGGAGGTGGCCGGCCTGGACGCGTCGACGCGCGCGCTGGTGGCGACGTACCGCTCGCTCCGGGGCCGCTGA
- a CDS encoding RNA polymerase-binding protein RbpA, whose translation MASGNAIRGSRVGAGPMGEAERGESAPRLRISFWCSNGHETQPSFASDAQVPDTWDCPRCGFPAGQDRDNPPAPPRTEPYKTHLAYVRERRTDADGEAILAEALAKLRGEI comes from the coding sequence GTGGCAAGTGGCAACGCGATCCGTGGTAGTCGGGTCGGAGCGGGGCCGATGGGTGAGGCCGAGCGCGGCGAGTCCGCGCCCCGCCTGCGCATCTCCTTCTGGTGCTCGAACGGGCACGAGACGCAGCCGAGCTTCGCCAGCGACGCGCAGGTGCCGGATACCTGGGACTGCCCGCGCTGCGGGTTCCCGGCCGGTCAGGACCGGGACAACCCGCCGGCGCCGCCGCGCACCGAGCCCTACAAGACGCACCTGGCGTACGTACGGGAGAGGCGCACGGACGCCGACGGCGAGGCGATCCTCGCCGAGGCGCTCGCCAAACTGCGCGGCGAGATCTGA
- the secG gene encoding preprotein translocase subunit SecG: MILGFEIALVVFSALLMLLVLMHKGKGGGLSDMFGGGMQSSVGGSSVAERNLDRITVVIGLLWFACIVALGLLMKSSS, encoded by the coding sequence GTGATTTTGGGGTTCGAGATCGCCTTGGTCGTCTTCAGCGCCCTGCTGATGCTGCTCGTGCTGATGCACAAGGGCAAGGGCGGCGGTCTTTCCGACATGTTCGGCGGCGGTATGCAGTCGTCGGTCGGTGGTTCCTCGGTCGCGGAGCGCAACCTGGACCGCATCACCGTGGTGATCGGTCTGCTGTGGTTCGCATGCATCGTCGCGCTCGGTCTGCTCATGAAGTCCAGCAGCTGA
- the tpiA gene encoding triose-phosphate isomerase, giving the protein MTTRTPLMAGNWKMNLNHLEAIAHVQRLAFALADKDFDAVEVAVLPPFVDLRSVQTLVDGDKLKIKYGAQDISAYDSGAYTGEISGPMLSKLKCAFVAVGHSERRQYHGETDEICNAKVKAAYKHGITPILCVGEGLDIRKAGQQVPYTLSQLDGGLKDVPAEQVESIVIAYEPVWAIGTGEVATPEDAQEVCGAIRVRLAELYTQELADKVRIQYGGSVKSGNIAAIMAQPDVDGALIGGAALDADEFVKIVRFRDQ; this is encoded by the coding sequence ATGACCACGCGTACCCCGCTGATGGCGGGCAACTGGAAGATGAACCTCAACCACCTCGAGGCCATCGCCCACGTCCAGAGGCTCGCCTTCGCCCTGGCCGACAAGGACTTCGACGCCGTCGAGGTCGCGGTCCTGCCGCCCTTCGTCGACCTCCGTTCGGTCCAGACCCTGGTCGACGGCGACAAGCTGAAGATCAAGTACGGCGCCCAGGACATCTCGGCGTACGACTCCGGCGCCTACACCGGCGAGATCTCCGGCCCCATGCTGTCGAAGCTGAAGTGCGCGTTCGTGGCCGTCGGCCACAGTGAGCGCCGCCAGTACCACGGCGAGACCGACGAGATCTGCAACGCCAAGGTCAAGGCCGCCTACAAGCACGGGATCACCCCGATCCTGTGCGTCGGCGAGGGCCTGGACATCCGCAAGGCCGGCCAGCAGGTCCCGTACACGCTGAGCCAGCTCGACGGCGGCCTCAAGGACGTTCCGGCCGAACAGGTCGAGTCAATCGTGATCGCGTACGAGCCCGTCTGGGCGATCGGTACCGGCGAGGTCGCCACCCCCGAGGACGCGCAGGAGGTCTGCGGTGCCATCCGCGTCCGTCTCGCGGAGCTCTACACGCAGGAGCTGGCCGACAAGGTCCGCATCCAGTACGGCGGCTCGGTCAAGTCCGGCAACATCGCCGCGATCATGGCCCAGCCCGACGTCGACGGCGCCCTGATCGGTGGCGCGGCGCTGGACGCGGACGAGTTCGTCAAGATCGTGCGGTTCCGCGACCAGTGA
- a CDS encoding phosphoglycerate kinase, protein MKTIDELLAEGVSGKRVFVRADLNVPLANGEITDDGRIRAVQPTIAKLAEAGARVVVASHLGRPKGAPDPAFSLAPAAARLGELLGTDVAFATDTVGASAKETVAALADGSVAVIENLRFNAGETAKDDAERGAFADQLAELADIYVGDGFGAVHRKHASVFDLPARLPHAAGYLIATEVGVLKKLTAEVKRPYVVILGGAKVSDKLAVIDELLGKADRLLIGGGMAYTFLYAKGYEVGISLLQKDQVDVVKEYMERAEKNGVELVLPVDILASKDFPDLKTKAPADFITVDADKIPADQEGLDIGPRTRELYASKITDAETVFWNGPVGVFEHPDYAGGTRAIAQALVDSSAFTVVGGGDSAAAVRTLGFDENAFGHISTGGGASLEYLEGKTLPGLAALEV, encoded by the coding sequence ATGAAGACGATCGACGAACTTCTCGCCGAGGGTGTGTCCGGTAAGCGGGTCTTCGTCCGCGCCGACCTCAACGTGCCGCTCGCGAACGGTGAGATCACCGATGACGGCCGCATCCGCGCCGTGCAGCCGACCATCGCGAAGCTCGCCGAGGCCGGTGCCCGTGTGGTCGTGGCCTCGCACCTGGGCCGCCCCAAGGGCGCCCCGGACCCGGCCTTCTCCCTCGCCCCGGCCGCGGCCCGCCTCGGGGAGCTGCTCGGCACGGACGTCGCGTTCGCCACCGACACCGTCGGCGCCTCCGCCAAGGAGACCGTCGCCGCCCTCGCCGACGGCTCGGTCGCCGTCATCGAGAACCTGCGCTTCAACGCCGGTGAGACCGCCAAGGACGACGCCGAGCGCGGCGCCTTCGCGGACCAGCTCGCCGAGCTCGCCGACATCTACGTCGGCGACGGCTTCGGCGCTGTCCACCGCAAGCACGCCTCGGTCTTCGACCTCCCCGCGCGCCTCCCGCACGCGGCCGGCTACCTCATCGCCACCGAGGTCGGCGTCCTGAAGAAGCTGACCGCCGAGGTCAAGCGCCCGTACGTGGTCATCCTCGGCGGCGCCAAGGTCTCCGACAAGCTCGCCGTCATCGACGAGCTGCTCGGCAAGGCCGACCGCCTGCTCATCGGCGGCGGCATGGCTTACACCTTCCTCTACGCCAAGGGCTACGAGGTCGGCATCTCCCTGCTCCAGAAGGACCAGGTGGACGTCGTCAAGGAGTACATGGAGCGCGCCGAGAAGAACGGCGTCGAGCTGGTCCTCCCGGTCGACATCCTCGCCTCCAAGGACTTCCCGGACCTGAAGACCAAGGCCCCGGCGGACTTCATCACCGTGGACGCGGACAAGATCCCCGCGGACCAGGAGGGTCTGGACATCGGTCCCAGGACCCGCGAGCTGTACGCCTCGAAGATCACCGACGCCGAGACCGTCTTCTGGAACGGTCCCGTGGGCGTCTTCGAGCACCCCGACTACGCCGGTGGCACCCGCGCGATCGCGCAGGCCCTCGTCGACAGCAGCGCCTTCACGGTCGTCGGCGGTGGCGACTCGGCCGCCGCCGTGCGCACGCTCGGGTTCGACGAGAACGCTTTCGGCCACATTTCGACCGGTGGTGGCGCCTCCCTCGAATACCTCGAGGGCAAGACGCTCCCCGGCCTCGCCGCACTGGAGGTCTGA
- the gap gene encoding type I glyceraldehyde-3-phosphate dehydrogenase, with product MTIRVGINGFGRIGRNYFRALLEQGADIEIVGVNDLTDNATLVHLLKYDTILGRLKAEVSHTDDTITVGGNTFKTFAERDPANLPWGELGADIVIESTGIFTKKADAAKHIAAGAKKVLISAPAKDEDITIVMGVNQEKYDAANHHVISNASCTTNCVAPMAKVLLENFGIVKGMMTTVHAYTNDQRILDFPHSDLRRARAAAENIIPTTTGAAKATALVIPELAGKLDGIAMRVPVPTGSVTDLVIELEREVTKDEVNSAFQKASQGQLKGILDYTEDAIVSSDIVNWPYSCTFDSSLTMVQGKSVKVIGWYDNEWGYSNRLVDLTVFVGGQL from the coding sequence GTGACGATCCGCGTAGGCATCAACGGTTTTGGCCGAATTGGCCGCAACTACTTCCGTGCGCTCCTGGAGCAGGGAGCGGACATCGAGATCGTCGGTGTCAACGACCTGACTGACAATGCCACCCTGGTGCACCTTCTCAAGTACGACACGATCCTGGGCCGTCTCAAGGCCGAGGTCAGCCACACCGACGACACCATCACCGTCGGCGGCAACACCTTCAAGACCTTCGCCGAGCGCGACCCCGCGAACCTCCCCTGGGGCGAGCTGGGTGCCGACATCGTCATCGAGTCGACCGGCATCTTCACGAAGAAGGCCGACGCCGCCAAGCACATCGCGGCCGGCGCGAAGAAGGTCCTCATCTCGGCTCCGGCCAAGGACGAGGACATCACGATCGTGATGGGCGTCAACCAGGAGAAGTACGACGCGGCCAACCACCACGTCATCTCCAACGCCTCTTGCACCACCAACTGTGTGGCGCCGATGGCCAAGGTCCTCCTGGAGAACTTCGGCATCGTCAAGGGCATGATGACGACGGTCCACGCGTACACGAACGACCAGCGCATCCTGGACTTCCCGCACTCGGACCTGCGCCGCGCCCGCGCCGCCGCCGAGAACATCATCCCGACCACCACGGGTGCCGCCAAGGCCACCGCGCTGGTCATCCCGGAGCTGGCGGGCAAGCTCGACGGCATCGCGATGCGCGTCCCGGTCCCCACCGGTTCCGTCACCGACCTCGTCATCGAGCTCGAGCGCGAAGTCACCAAGGACGAGGTCAACTCGGCCTTCCAGAAGGCTTCCCAGGGCCAGCTCAAGGGCATCCTGGACTACACCGAGGACGCGATCGTCTCCTCCGACATCGTGAACTGGCCGTACTCCTGCACCTTCGACTCCTCCCTGACCATGGTCCAGGGCAAGAGCGTCAAGGTCATCGGCTGGTACGACAACGAGTGGGGCTACTCCAACCGCCTCGTCGACCTGACCGTGTTCGTCGGCGGCCAGCTCTAA